A stretch of the Streptomyces sp. WMMB303 genome encodes the following:
- a CDS encoding cation diffusion facilitator family transporter, whose amino-acid sequence MSASGGTKAIVAALGANLAIAVAKFVAAAFSGSASMLAEGVHSVADSGNQALLLLGGKKAKKEANEEHPFGYGRERYIYGFLVSIVLFTVGGVFALYEGYEKIAHPHEIEHWYWPVGVLVFAVVAEGFSFRTAVRESNEIRGKQSWTQFVRRAKAPELPVVLLEDLGALVGLLLALGGVGLALLTGNGVWDGVGTMCIGALLVVIALVLAAETKSLLLGESAAPAERDRIRAALVDGETVTRVIHMRTLHLGPEELLVAAKVAVRHDDTAAQVARAIDAAEHRVREAVPIARVIYLEPDVYRAEQDTGPEPAASAAEPADASGRGPGA is encoded by the coding sequence GTGAGTGCATCAGGCGGAACAAAGGCGATCGTCGCCGCGCTGGGCGCCAACCTGGCCATCGCCGTCGCCAAGTTCGTCGCGGCGGCCTTCAGCGGCTCGGCCTCCATGCTGGCCGAGGGCGTCCACTCCGTGGCCGACTCCGGGAACCAGGCCCTCCTGTTGCTGGGCGGCAAGAAGGCCAAGAAGGAAGCCAACGAGGAACACCCCTTCGGCTACGGCCGGGAGCGCTACATCTACGGCTTCCTGGTCTCCATCGTCCTGTTCACCGTCGGTGGCGTCTTCGCGCTCTACGAGGGCTACGAGAAGATCGCCCACCCGCACGAGATCGAGCACTGGTACTGGCCGGTCGGCGTGCTCGTCTTCGCCGTGGTGGCCGAGGGCTTCTCCTTCCGGACCGCCGTCCGGGAGTCCAACGAGATCCGCGGGAAGCAGAGCTGGACCCAGTTCGTACGCCGCGCCAAGGCGCCCGAACTGCCGGTCGTGCTGCTGGAGGACCTCGGCGCGCTCGTCGGCCTCCTCCTCGCCCTCGGCGGCGTCGGCCTCGCCCTGCTCACCGGCAACGGCGTCTGGGACGGTGTGGGCACCATGTGCATCGGTGCGCTGCTCGTCGTCATCGCACTGGTCCTCGCGGCGGAGACCAAGTCGCTGCTGCTGGGCGAGTCAGCCGCCCCGGCCGAACGGGACCGGATCCGCGCCGCGCTCGTCGACGGGGAGACGGTCACCCGCGTCATCCACATGCGCACCCTGCACCTGGGCCCCGAGGAGCTGCTGGTGGCCGCCAAGGTCGCCGTCCGGCACGACGACACGGCCGCACAGGTGGCCCGTGCCATCGACGCCGCGGAACACCGCGTCCGCGAAGCCGTCCCGATCGCCCGGGTCATCTACCTGGAGCCGGACGTCTACCGTGCGGAGCAGGACACCGGGCCGGAGCCGGCGGCGTCGGCGGCGGAACCGGCTGACGCGTCCGGTCGCGGCCCCGGCGCCTGA
- a CDS encoding fructose-specific PTS transporter subunit EIIC has translation MTSPADPRDGAAPPADPGLKLLAVTACPTGIAHTYMAAEKLTQAAQSRGIAMKVETQGSIGAENVLTDNDVNAADGVIVAADKDVDLSRFGGKRVLCVGVAEGISDPGGLLDRVREAPVHPGGAASAPAGDARVGDTGGGSGDGSDGSPGPAGARGRERSAGYKALMNGVSYMIPFVVVGGLLIAVSLALGGNPQADGGLVIPDGSFWKHVNDIGVIGFTLMVPILSGYIAYAIGDRPALVPGMIGGWIANTGELYDSESGAGFIGAIVTGFLAGYLVRSIKLIPVSRFVRPIMPIIVIPIVATSALGLFFIYVIGRPISWVFENLTDFLGGMTGTSAALLGVVLGLMIAFDMGGPVNKTAFLFGAGLVSKSPEVMGMCAAAIPVPPLGQGLATLLRRRLYSDQERETGLAALFMGFFGITEGAIPFAAARPATVIPANMLGGAVAGGIAGLASVGDNVPHGGPIVAVLGAVDGVAMFFVALLIGAAVTAATTVGLATLGARRSGQDTPGADAAERPVPAQRVAAHSASGTAPEAGPSAGEPQAAEDAPGAAGTGPEGGTAPEAAAEFSGVLSGYLSAETVREQLAADGKEAAVREMAELLGRSGAVADSEALVQAALAREEQGTTGLGEEIAVPHAKTDAVTAPVVGFARSAEGIEWGSLDGTRARLVFMIAVPEAAAGDEHLRILALLSRKLTDPAFRARLLAAPDEGAVLAALAEIG, from the coding sequence AACTGCTTGCTGTGACGGCGTGTCCGACCGGTATCGCCCATACGTACATGGCGGCGGAAAAACTGACCCAGGCCGCACAATCCCGTGGTATCGCCATGAAGGTGGAGACCCAGGGGTCCATCGGCGCCGAGAACGTCCTGACTGACAACGATGTCAACGCTGCGGACGGTGTGATCGTCGCCGCCGACAAGGACGTGGACCTCAGCCGGTTCGGCGGCAAGCGGGTGCTCTGCGTGGGAGTCGCGGAGGGCATCAGCGACCCCGGCGGGCTCCTCGACCGAGTACGCGAGGCCCCGGTGCACCCGGGCGGCGCGGCCTCGGCTCCGGCCGGAGACGCCCGCGTCGGCGACACCGGCGGCGGAAGCGGCGACGGGAGCGACGGCAGCCCCGGCCCGGCCGGGGCCAGGGGCCGGGAGCGCAGTGCCGGCTACAAGGCGCTGATGAACGGTGTCTCGTACATGATCCCGTTCGTGGTGGTCGGCGGGCTGCTGATCGCGGTCTCGCTCGCGCTGGGCGGGAATCCGCAGGCCGACGGCGGTCTGGTGATCCCCGACGGCAGCTTCTGGAAGCACGTGAACGACATCGGCGTGATCGGGTTCACGCTGATGGTGCCGATCCTCTCCGGCTACATCGCCTACGCGATCGGCGACCGTCCCGCGCTGGTGCCCGGCATGATCGGCGGCTGGATCGCCAACACCGGCGAGCTGTACGACTCCGAGTCCGGTGCGGGCTTCATCGGCGCGATCGTCACCGGGTTCCTGGCCGGGTACTTGGTGCGCTCGATCAAGCTGATACCGGTCTCGCGGTTCGTACGGCCCATCATGCCGATCATCGTGATCCCGATCGTGGCGACCTCCGCGCTCGGCCTGTTCTTCATCTACGTCATCGGCAGGCCGATCTCCTGGGTCTTCGAGAACCTCACCGACTTCCTGGGCGGCATGACCGGGACCAGCGCCGCGCTGCTGGGCGTGGTGCTCGGGCTGATGATCGCCTTCGACATGGGCGGCCCGGTCAACAAGACCGCGTTCCTGTTCGGGGCCGGGCTGGTCTCCAAGAGCCCCGAGGTGATGGGGATGTGCGCGGCGGCCATCCCGGTGCCGCCGCTGGGACAGGGACTCGCGACGCTGCTGCGCCGCAGGCTCTACTCCGACCAGGAGCGGGAGACCGGCCTGGCCGCACTGTTCATGGGCTTCTTCGGCATCACGGAGGGCGCCATCCCGTTCGCCGCCGCGCGGCCCGCCACGGTGATCCCGGCGAACATGCTCGGCGGCGCCGTCGCGGGCGGCATCGCCGGGCTGGCCTCGGTCGGGGACAACGTGCCGCACGGCGGGCCGATCGTGGCGGTGCTGGGCGCGGTCGACGGTGTGGCGATGTTCTTCGTGGCGCTGCTGATCGGTGCCGCGGTCACGGCAGCCACCACGGTCGGCCTGGCGACGCTCGGAGCACGGCGTTCCGGGCAGGACACTCCCGGCGCGGACGCCGCGGAGCGTCCCGTGCCGGCCCAGCGCGTGGCGGCGCACAGCGCGAGCGGCACCGCGCCCGAGGCGGGCCCGTCAGCCGGGGAGCCCCAGGCCGCCGAGGACGCACCCGGGGCCGCGGGCACCGGCCCGGAAGGCGGCACCGCGCCCGAGGCCGCCGCGGAGTTCTCCGGGGTGCTCTCCGGCTATCTGTCAGCGGAGACCGTGCGCGAGCAGCTCGCGGCCGACGGCAAGGAAGCCGCTGTCCGGGAGATGGCCGAGCTGTTGGGCCGCAGCGGCGCGGTCGCCGACAGCGAGGCGCTCGTACAAGCCGCGCTCGCCCGCGAGGAGCAGGGCACGACGGGGCTCGGCGAGGAGATCGCCGTCCCGCATGCCAAGACGGACGCGGTCACCGCTCCGGTCGTCGGGTTCGCGCGGTCCGCCGAGGGCATCGAGTGGGGCTCGCTGGACGGGACCAGGGCGCGGCTGGTGTTCATGATCGCGGTCCCTGAGGCGGCGGCGGGCGACGAACACCTGCGGATCCTGGCGCTGCTGTCACGGAAGTTGACGGATCCCGCGTTCCGCGCCCGGTTGCTGGCGGCTCCGGACGAGGGCGCGGTGCTGGCCGCGCTCGCCGAGATCGGCTGA
- the manA gene encoding mannose-6-phosphate isomerase, class I yields MDRLENSVRPYAWGSTTAIPELLGQEPTGRPQAELWMGAHPGAPSRIDRGAGPRPLSEVIDAAPERELGTPTVRSYGPRLPFLLKLLAAAAPLSLQVHPDSTQAAQGYADEEARGIPLEAPERNYKDDSHKPELLCALTPFEGLCGFRHPEEAAALLDGLGVPGLKPYVDILHARPGGEALREVLSALLTADRDAMHATVSAAAEAAAARPEYAVYADIAHHYPGDPGVLAAMLLNHVVLRPGEALYLAAGVPHAYLSGLGVEIMAGSDNVLRCGLTPKHVDVPELLRIVRFEHTEPGVLRPEADEASGEEVYETPAGEFRLSRFVLVPDAPAHPLDPSAAQILLCTAGAVVLHGGADGRAELTLAPGQSAYIPVDEAVRISGDGTLFRATAAV; encoded by the coding sequence ATGGACCGTCTGGAGAACTCCGTCAGGCCCTACGCCTGGGGCTCCACCACCGCCATCCCGGAACTGCTCGGTCAGGAGCCCACCGGCCGCCCGCAGGCCGAACTGTGGATGGGGGCACACCCCGGCGCACCCTCCCGCATCGACCGGGGCGCCGGACCGCGCCCGCTGTCCGAGGTGATCGACGCCGCTCCGGAGCGGGAACTGGGCACCCCGACGGTGCGCAGCTACGGCCCCCGGCTGCCTTTCCTGCTGAAGCTGCTGGCAGCCGCGGCCCCGCTCTCCCTCCAGGTGCACCCCGACAGCACGCAGGCTGCGCAGGGCTACGCCGACGAGGAGGCGCGCGGTATCCCGCTGGAGGCTCCTGAGCGCAACTACAAGGACGACAGCCACAAGCCCGAACTCCTCTGCGCCCTGACCCCGTTCGAGGGACTGTGCGGATTCCGGCACCCCGAGGAGGCCGCCGCGCTGCTGGACGGACTCGGCGTGCCCGGACTGAAGCCCTACGTCGACATCCTGCACGCCCGCCCCGGCGGCGAGGCACTGCGCGAAGTGCTCTCCGCCCTGCTGACGGCGGACCGGGACGCGATGCACGCCACCGTCTCCGCGGCCGCCGAAGCCGCCGCAGCCCGCCCCGAGTACGCGGTGTACGCGGACATCGCGCACCACTACCCGGGCGACCCCGGAGTGCTCGCCGCGATGCTCCTCAACCACGTCGTGCTGCGTCCCGGCGAGGCGCTGTACCTCGCCGCCGGGGTGCCGCACGCCTACCTCAGCGGTCTCGGCGTCGAGATCATGGCCGGCTCCGACAACGTGCTGCGCTGCGGCCTGACGCCCAAGCACGTGGACGTGCCCGAACTGCTGCGCATCGTGCGCTTCGAGCACACCGAGCCGGGCGTACTGCGGCCCGAGGCCGACGAGGCGAGCGGTGAGGAGGTCTACGAGACCCCCGCCGGAGAGTTCCGGCTCTCCCGCTTCGTCCTCGTCCCCGACGCCCCTGCGCACCCACTGGACCCGTCCGCCGCGCAGATCCTGCTGTGCACCGCGGGAGCCGTCGTTTTGCACGGCGGGGCCGACGGCAGGGCGGAACTCACCCTCGCACCCGGGCAGTCCGCCTACATCCCGGTGGACGAGGCGGTACGGATCTCGGGTGACGGTACGCTCTTCCGCGCCACCGCTGCCGTCTGA
- a CDS encoding Trm112 family protein: MPLEAGLLEILACPACHAPLREEGDELQCTGDAECGLAYPVRDGIPVLLVDEARRPA, encoded by the coding sequence ATGCCGCTCGAAGCCGGACTCCTGGAGATCCTCGCCTGTCCGGCGTGCCACGCGCCGCTGCGCGAGGAGGGCGACGAACTGCAGTGCACCGGGGACGCGGAGTGCGGCCTGGCCTACCCCGTACGCGACGGCATCCCGGTGCTCCTGGTGGACGAGGCCCGCCGGCCCGCCTGA
- a CDS encoding SIS domain-containing protein, producing MLDETLLDAPEDLARADVRGLLRGAAQAGAHVRTGIRQAAEAGVDTLRPEGRPRALLVAGPGAATACVADLLGALTNGSLPVTALRPTGAQAAGDALRWTLPGWAGPLDLLLLVTPDGTEPGLTALLDHAYRRGCTVVAVTPRGTPLTDALGETRGLTLPPAPAPHEVHSSPDRPEHPLDPAAPAAPPGGGPGTFWSLLTPLLLLCDRLGLTRSGPADLARLADRLDEVAERCGPAVPTYSNPGKTLAVELAGSLPLLWSEGGVAGAAARHWSAVLAALCGRPALAAGLPEALTAHGALLTGPFAPASGQDDFFRDRVEDEQTTRVRVVLLREASPGGESATVPARDLAYAHGAALSELEPAEGSGPLEAAAELIATADFAAVHLTLADSDSPWAGRDTRA from the coding sequence ATGCTCGACGAGACGCTCCTCGACGCCCCCGAGGACCTGGCCCGCGCCGACGTCCGCGGTCTGCTGCGCGGCGCCGCACAAGCCGGCGCGCACGTCCGCACCGGCATCCGGCAGGCAGCCGAGGCAGGCGTGGACACGCTCCGGCCGGAGGGCCGCCCCCGCGCGCTCCTGGTCGCCGGTCCGGGGGCCGCCACCGCGTGCGTCGCCGACCTGCTGGGCGCCCTCACCAACGGCTCTCTGCCCGTCACCGCTCTGCGCCCCACCGGCGCCCAGGCCGCGGGCGACGCACTGCGCTGGACCCTGCCGGGCTGGGCGGGCCCGCTGGACCTGCTGCTGCTCGTCACCCCGGACGGCACCGAACCCGGCCTCACGGCGCTGCTCGACCACGCGTACCGGCGCGGCTGCACCGTCGTCGCCGTCACCCCGCGCGGCACCCCGCTGACCGACGCGCTCGGTGAGACCCGCGGCCTCACCCTGCCCCCGGCCCCGGCCCCCCACGAGGTCCACTCCTCGCCGGACCGCCCCGAGCACCCGCTGGATCCGGCGGCCCCCGCGGCTCCGCCCGGCGGCGGACCCGGCACCTTCTGGAGCCTGCTCACCCCGCTGCTGCTGCTCTGCGACCGCCTCGGACTGACCCGCAGCGGCCCGGCGGACCTCGCCCGGCTCGCCGACCGGCTGGACGAGGTCGCCGAACGCTGCGGACCGGCCGTCCCGACCTACAGCAACCCCGGCAAGACCCTGGCCGTCGAACTGGCCGGCTCGCTGCCGCTGCTGTGGAGCGAGGGCGGCGTCGCGGGCGCCGCGGCGCGGCACTGGTCCGCGGTCCTGGCCGCGCTCTGCGGCCGCCCCGCGCTCGCGGCGGGCCTGCCCGAGGCCCTGACCGCCCACGGAGCGCTGCTGACCGGTCCCTTCGCCCCGGCCTCCGGCCAGGACGACTTCTTCCGCGACCGGGTCGAGGACGAGCAGACGACCCGCGTCCGCGTCGTCCTGCTACGTGAGGCGTCTCCCGGCGGCGAATCCGCGACCGTGCCGGCCCGCGACCTGGCCTACGCGCACGGAGCGGCGCTCAGCGAGCTGGAACCGGCCGAGGGCAGCGGTCCGCTGGAGGCGGCCGCCGAACTGATCGCCACCGCCGATTTCGCCGCCGTTCACCTCACGCTCGCCGACAGCGACTCCCCTTGGGCAGGACGCGACACTCGGGCGTGA